The Podospora pseudopauciseta strain CBS 411.78 chromosome 2 map unlocalized CBS411.78m_2, whole genome shotgun sequence genome has a window encoding:
- a CDS encoding uncharacterized protein (COG:T; EggNog:ENOG503Q6IU) yields MSSLNTESTSGLCDSCRGVSPFTVSSIRTTATGQQLGYRHRTYQDLEQSSSLCPLCKLILDELIKASHPTIKLKKGRVHQVLLSSDKYHSVEHTRRELCVITVLVTNSNARAFLHAWADPSSDAALSGDIAGHALHPAPNSPGAFRQIQTWLETCLRSHTECNSVPLADADTSSTTRFPTRLLDVGTNNTPFVKVTDRQNALERYAALSYCWGPAATQLRTLKSNLAEHTTTGINISAMPATLRDAVIATRNLGLRYLWIDALCIIQDDSPDWLREAPQMGLIYQNAHLTIAATGSSSSTGGLFHPRDTTTNQSVVELSYLPPGCTKPRTFFVGPHTPFFDKVVTASVWNSRGWVLQERNLSRRIVLFSVGQLFFECIRHSVAEDGLVLAAVR; encoded by the coding sequence ATGAGCTCTCTGAACACGGAAAGCACCTCGGGCCTCTGCGATTCCTGTCGTGGTGTATCACCATTTACAGTCTCATCCATACGCACAACAGCCACCGGTCAGCAACTCGGCTACCGCCACCGAACCTATCAAGACCTGGAGCAATCTTCAAGTCTCTGTCCGCTTTGCAAGTTAATACTTGACGAGCTAATCAAAGCCTCGCATCCCACCATCAAGCTGAAGAAAGGGAGGGTACACCAGGTACTGCTGTCTTCAGACAAATACCACAGTGTAGAACACACAAGACGTGAGCTCTGTGTAATAACAGTTCTCGTAACTAATTCCAACGCCCGAGCTTTTTTGCATGCTTGGGCAGATCCGTCAAGTGATGCAGCTCTATCTGGGGATATTGCCGGCCACGCTCTTCATCCAGCACCAAACTCCCCTGGAGCTTTCCGCCAAATCCAGACATGGCTCGAAACCTGTCTGAGAAGCCATACAGAGTGCAACTCTGTGCCCTTGGCGGATGCAGACACATCATCCACAACCCGCTTTCCCACCAGGCTGTTGGACGTCGGGACTaacaacaccccctttgTCAAAGTGACGGATCGTCAGAATGCACTGGAACGATATGCGGCGTTGAGCTACTGCTGGGGTCCAGCAGCCACACAACTTCGTACCCTCAAGTCGAACTTGGCTGAACACACCACCACGGGAATAAACATATCCGCCATGCCAGCCACCCTCCGCGATGCCGTCATCGCAACGAGGAATCTCGGCCTCCGCTACCTCTGGATTGACGCCCTTTGTATCATCCAGGATGATAGCCCCGACTGGCTGCGAGAGGCACCCCAAATGGGCCTCATCTACCAAAACGCCCACCTTACCATTGCCGCGACGGGTTCTAGCTCGTCCACCGGCGGTTTGTTTCACCCTCgagacaccaccacaaatCAGTCCGTTGTTGAGCTCTCTTACCTACCACCGGGATGTACAAAGCCCCGAACATTCTTCGTGGGACCACATACCCCATTCTTTGACAAAGTCGTCACCGCGAGCGTATGGAACAGCAGGGGCTGGGTCCTCCAGGAACGAAATCTGAGCCGGAGAATTGTCCTGTTTTCTGTCGGACAGCTGTTCTTTGAGTGTATCCGGCATAGTGTTGCTGAGGATGGTCTTGTCTTGGCAGCAGTGAGATGA
- a CDS encoding uncharacterized protein (COG:G; COG:O; CAZy:AA2; EggNog:ENOG503NVTF) gives MRTRTSKGSILAGLLLAAGAGTGRADPTWPAPTDQMEEIVFQLQGMDGSLFSDNITPCDNEAAGPGRVTASEWLRVAFHDMATHNRFFDRGGLDGSLQFELRSSENTGPGHNTTLQFYATYLSSRSSLADLIAAGAYAAVRACGGPVIPLRLGRKDALTAGSSGVPQPENSVGSFVSQFDRMGFSQTEMIQVVACGHTLGGVHRTEFPNIIPAGVSNIPFDTSKATFDNRIATEYVSGNTTNPLVVGPAIAINRHSDFKVFNSDGNATISTMTSPSAFQSICQTVLQKMIDVVPSTVTLTPPIAPYTVKPQDMQLTLQSGGASFLLTGKIRVRTTEIPGSTVTNLVLTWKDRNGGNSCGSLSSCSTTATLQGIANGFDDTFAFFPIEATIPTSSGISSFTITINRNDGSSQTFDNNGNTYPLSDAVVLQKTQSCLLQTSGQLTVAAVVRNDVVGVPVNLDIEYQTPRTGNSGNPVPAINTATVQMTEGDCIGPYTFYSASYTIPGGRSYNARISITAGEHTDDFNKASIFGGTCGSFTGTLACGNVTEPVSTTSSATASSTSTSVSSSVVTTTTTSSTGVPTPSIRPSVGGYNFVDCWTEGAGGIRALGGASFAYDEMTLESCAANCTGFDLWGTEYGRECYCGNSLHSSSSEAPEAECNMPCGGDPSAFCGAGNRIQLYSTTATRSTSATPTPTATLSIKPTVGAYVRVGCQTEASAGRALSGNSYASDDMTLESCAAFCSGFTYFGTQYSRECFCGNTINGNSAPAPDADCSMTCAGDPFSYCGAGNRLELYILETASTSTTGVPPVEVTTTATATATSTTSAAPTGTLSRVPTVSPYSYAGCYTEGTGSRALTGKSTYDSEMTLEFCAGYCSGYKYMATQYSAECFCGNTLHSTSTEAAQGDCSMTCAGNEFQYCGGPNRLELYVQEDVEAPAAPSQPETVGNWTFYQCRTEGSPGRALAAETYAADTMTLESCADFCAGYTYFGTEYARECFCGNSFGVGSIEAPAAECSMTCAGNGSQFCGAGNRLSIYQAA, from the exons ATGAGAACCAGAACCAGCAAGGGCTCTATCCTTGCCGGCCTGCTCCTGGCAGCGGGAGCGGGAACCGGCAGGGCGGATCCGACATGGCCCGCACCTACCGATcagatggaggagattgttTTCCAGCTTCAGGGCATGGACGGGAGTCTGTTCAGTGATAACATCACGCCTTGTGATAATGAGGCCGCTGGGCCCGGGAGGGTGACAGCTAGCGAGTGGCTGCGCGTTGCTTTTCA TGACATGGCTACCCACAACAGGTTTTTCGACCGGGGCGGTCTCGACGGCTCGTTGCAATTCGAGCTCAGAAGCTCTGAAAACACGGGCCCAGGACACAACACCACACTCCAGTTCTACGCGACATACTTGTCCAGCCGGTCAAGTCTTGCAGATTTGATCGCGGCCGGAGCGTATGCCGCTGTTCGCGCCTGCGGAGGACCAGTCATTCCACTGAGATTGGGACGCAAGGATGCGCTGACGGCCGGCTCCTCTGGTGTTCCCCAACCAGAGAACTCAGTTGGCAGTTTCGTATCGCAGTTCGACCGCATGGGCTTCTCCCAAACTGAGATGATTCAAGTCGTGGCCTGTGGTCATACGCTCGGAGGAGTTCACAGGACCGAGTTCCCCAACATCATTCCCGCCGGCGTGTCAAATATTCCCTTTGATACGTCCAAGGCCACCTTCGACAACAGAATTGCCACCGAGTATGTGTCtggcaacaccaccaacccccttgTAGTCGGTCCAGCTATTGCCATCAACCGCCATTCCGATTTCAAGGTCTTCAACAGTGACGGAAACGCGACCATCAGCACGATGACTTCGCCAAGTGCTTTCCAAAGCATCTGCCAGACTGTTTTGCAGAAGATGATCGACGTGGTGCCCTCCACTGTGACCTTGACTCCACCTATCGCTCCTTACACCGTCAAGCCGCAGGATATGCAGCTTACCCTTCAGTCTGGTGGTGccagcttcctcctcacTGGAAAGATCCGTGTCCGGACCACCGAGATTCCGGGTAGCACTGTCACCAACTTGGTCTTGACGTGGAAGGACCGGAACGGTGGCAACAGCTGTGGCTCTTTGTCATCCTGCTCCACGACCGCTACTCTCCAGGGTATTGCCAATGGTTTCGATGACACATTTGCTTTCTTTCCCATTGAGGCCACCATCCCTACATCGTCGGGTATCTCTTCCTTCACGATCACCATCAACCGCAATGATGGCTCCAGCCAAACATTTGATAACAATGGAAACACCTATCCCTTGTCGGATGCCGTTGTCTTGCAAAAGACTCAGAGCTGCCTGTTGCAGACATCAGGCCAACTCACTGTTGCGGCCGTTGTTCGCAACGATGTCGTCGGTGTTCCAGTGAACCTCGATATCGAGTATCAGACGCCCCGTACCGGTAATAGCGGCAACCCAGTCCCTGCCATCAATACAGCTACTGTTCAAATGACCGAGGGTGACTGTATCGGTCCCTACACTTTCTACTCGGCCAGCTACACCATCCCCGGCGGCCGCAGCTACAATGCCAGAATCAGCATCACTGCTGGCGAGCACACCGATGACTTCAACAAGGCCAGCATCTTTGGCGGTACATGTGGCAGCTTTACAGGCACCCTTGCCTGCGGTAACGTTACTGAGCCCGTgagcaccaccagctccgCCACTGCTTCCAGCACCTCGACCTCGGTCTCTAGCAGCGTCGTCACAACCACGACTACCAGCAGCACCGGTGTTCCCACCCCTAGCATCAGACCCAGCGTTGGTGGCTACAACTTTGTTGACTGCTGGACCGAAGGCGCTGGTGGCATCCGCGCTCTTGGCGGTGCGTCTTTTGCCTACGATGAGATGACTCTTGAATCCTGCGCCGCCAACTGCACTGGTTTCGATCTCTGGGGTACTGAGTATGGCCGTGAGTGCTACTGCGGAAACAGCCTTCACTCCAGCAGCTCCGAGGCTCCTGAAGCCGAGTGCAACATGCCCTGCGGTGGCGATCCCAGTGCCTTCTGCGGTGCTGGCAACAGAATCCAGCTCTACTCTACCACGGCCACTCGCAGCACGTCTGCTACCCCCACGCCAACTGCCACCTTGAGCATCAAGCCCACTGTTGGTGCTTATGTGCGTGTTGGATGCCAGACTGAGGCCTCTGCCGGTCGCGCCTTGTCGGGGAACAGCTATGCTTCTGATGACATGACTCTTGAGTCTTGTGCTGCTTTCTGCAGCGGCTTCACGTATTTCGGCACTCAGTACTCTCGTGAAT GCTTCTGCGGAAACACCATCAATGGTAATAGCGCCCCTGCCCCTGATGCGGATTGCAGCATGACTTGCGCCGGCGATCCCTTCTCCTACTGCGGTGCTGGCAACAGATTGGAACTATACATCCTGGAGACTGCGTCTACCTCAACCACCGGTGTACCTCCTGTCGAAG TTACGACCACGGCCACTGCCACTGCCACGTCTACCACTTCTGCTGCCCCCACAGGAACACTTTCCCGGGTGCCTACCGTCTCTCCCTATAGTTACGCCGGCTGCTACACCGAGGGCACTGGCTCCCGCGCCCTCACCGGCAAGAGCACTTATGACTCCGAGATGACCCTCGAGTTCTGTGCCGGCTATTGCTCTGGTTACAAGTACATGGCCACCCAGTACAGCGCCGAGTGTTTCTGCGGGAACACGCTTCACTCGACCTCCACTGAGGCCGCCCAGGGCGACTGCTCCATGACCTGCGCCGGCAACGAGTTCCAGTACTGCGGAGGCCCCAACAGACTCGAGCTGTACGTCCAGGAGGATGTCGAAGCCCCAGCTGCCCCTTCCCAGCCAGAGACCGTTGGCAATTGGACCTTTTACCAGTGCAGAACAGAGGGAAGCCCAGGACGCGCCTTGGCTGCCGAGACATACGCCGCTGACACCATGACTCTCGAGTCTTGCGCTGACTTTTGCGCTGGCTACACTTACTTTGGTACCGAGTACGCTAGGGAGTGCTTCTGCGGTAACTCTTTTGGTGTTGGCTCGATCGAGGCGCCTGCGGCAGAGTGCTCCATGACTTGCGCGGGTAACGGATCGCAGTTCTGCGGTGCTGGTAACCGTCTGAGTATTTACCAAGCTGCTTAG
- a CDS encoding uncharacterized protein (COG:K; EggNog:ENOG503P04M), producing the protein MPGSESPARQISPEAENMQPRSPPSGSGSEPESSSQQAGTADRPKTTKRRAARACESCRRRKVRCDVVTQSPCTNCLYEKVECLVPECRRKRKHHSRVSESLGSSVGSSTEASLLRAKCLGSAAPMGYAQNGQNLDFTYTGNPLLRQQLFSQAGSDAIRNQQYLNLSYQNGAAGFGSNAPLRPRVSPSLLYQNTGFPPLQPAIEVSQQLKSVLEAQAPPIASAEPQLPAFIKPIPKAVSPEDLDYLNAKKALTLPHPQLRNALLKAYVEYVHPYMPVMDVHPFLNAINDQTGQSGKISLLLFQAVMFVATAFVDEDLLKAEGYQDRREARKAFFSKARVLYDCDTELDRLHLVQALLMMTYWYESPDDQKDTWHWMGVAISLAQTIGVHRNPVATNFPPAKRGLWKRIWWSCYMRDRMIALGMRRPTRIKDDDFDVPMLEEGDFEIGRLREDNQLLGPDCALVRDVEMQRELAFMCIEMAKLCLLVSEMLRAQYSILSRGGMRPDVTTASTMMLLPKKDQNPDGFAMTQQVDAMLNQWAVGLPSCCRRQPVPLTPIEEGRRPVVLQRHLLHLIYYTTVSALHRPQFLRPQRAEPVIPTKAQQYSQERVRDASREVIKMVTELRQHGLERCLPTTGVTVLLPAMIIQLLDSTALDADDQTRAQAAQGFKELLAVMRNLKEIYAAASYAVNFMTCVLQGRASQQQVQRPQQAFQSVSTATPGGGMNMMPSSMPERPSTPPPDDSHFISSAMQGVNNLYNHPQHQTPGFAGSGMAAGGGAEMEDTIMMMGGQTPPGTDYDSGSPGAEHGGGGLDGGGEETLKHHFGGAQQSATNGAGNEVVYSEWLEEYPGDIGGPDGEFLGMGMDMGGSGLGVVGEEANARYEWNSMSMGG; encoded by the exons atGCCCGGATCAGAGTCACCAGCTCGGCAAATATCACCCGAAGCCGAAAACATGCAGCCGAGGTCGCCTCCGTCAGGCTCGGGCTCGGAGCCCGAGAGCAGTAGCCAGCAAGCCGGCACCGCCGACAGACCAAAAACCACCAAACGCCGTGCCGCGAGAGCCTGCGAATCATGCCGGAGACGCAAGGTTCGCTGTGATGTTGTCACTCAGAGCCCCTGCACCAACTGTCTGTACGAGAAGGTGGAGTGCCTGGTTCCAGAGTGCAGGAGGAAAAG AAAGCATCACTCAAGAGTCTCAGAATCTCTCGGCTCGAGTGTCGGGTCGAGTACCGAGGCTTCGCTCCTGCGGGCCAAGTGCCTCGGCTCAGCCGCGCCAATGGGCTACGCTCAGAACGGCCAAAATCTCGACTTCACTTACACCGGCAATCCTCTTTTGAGGCAGCAGCTGTTTTCCCAGGCCGGGAGTGACGCGATACGAAACCAGCAGT ATCTGAATCTCTCCTATCAGAACGGTGCAGCCGGCTTTGGCTCAAATGCTCCTCTCAGGCCGAGGGTGTCTCCCTCGCTGCTGTACCAAAACACCGGCTTCCCACCGCTTCAGCCTGCCATCGAAGTCAGCCAGCAGCTCAAATCGGTCCTCGAGGCTCAGGCACCACCAATAGCATCGGCGGAGCCGCAGCTGCCGGCTTTCATCAAACCGATTCCCAAGGCTGTCTCCCCCGAGGATCTCGACTACCTCAATGCCAAGAAGGCTCTCACGCTCCCGCATCCTCAGCTACGAAATGCCCTGCTCAAGGCGTACGTCGAATATGTGCACCCGTACATGCCCGTGATGGACGTCCATCCTTTCCTCAATGCGATCAACGACCAGACGGGCCAATCCGGCAAGATCAGCTTGCTGTTATTTCAGGCCGTCATGTTTGTGGCGACGGCTTTTGTCGATGAGGACTTGTTGAAGGCCGAGGGTTATCAGGACCGGAGGGAGGCGCGGAAGGCCTTCTTCAGCAAAGCGAGG GTTCTGTATGACTGCGATACTGAACTCGACCGCCTGCACCTGGTCCAGGCTCTTCTCATGATGACTTACTGGTACGAATCACCAGACGACCAAAAAGACACCTGGCACTGGATGGGCGTGGCCATCTCACTGGCCCAGACCATCGGTGTGCATCGCAACCCGGTGGCGACGAATTTCCCGCCAGCAAAGAGGGGATTGTGGAAGCGGATCTGGTGGTCATGCTACATGCGGGATCGCATGATCGCCCTCGGGATGCGCAGGCCGACCAGGATCAAGGACGACGACTTTGACGTTCCAatgctggaggagggcgacTTTGAAATCGGCAGACTCCGGGAGGACAACCAACTGCTGGGCCCTGACTGCGCTCTGGTCCGCGACGTCGAGATGCAGAGGGAGCTGGCGTTCATGTGCATCGAGATGGCGAAGCTGTGTCTTCTTGTCAGCGAGATGCTCAGGGCGCAATACTCGATCCTCAGCAGAGGCGGCATGCGGCCGGACGTCACGACAGCGAGCACGATGATGCTCCTGCCCAAGAAGGACCAGAACCCGGACGGCTTTGCCATGACTCAGCAGGTCGACGCCATGCTCAACCAGTGGGCTGTCGGCCTGCCGTCCTGCTGTCGGCGCCAGCCGGTGCCCCTGACCCCCATCGAAGAAGGGCGCAGGCCTGTTGTCCTGCAGCGCCACCTCTTGCATCTCATCTACTACACCACCGTCTCGGCCCTCCACAGGCCGCAGTTCCTCCGCCCTCAGAGAGCCGAGCCCGTCATCCCGACAAAAGCCCAGCAGTACTCCCAAGAACGGGTGCGTGACGCATCAAGGGAGGTGATCAAAATGGTCACCGAACTCCGCCAGCACGGTCTAGAGCGGtgcctccccaccaccggcgtcaccgtcctcctccccgcaaTGATCATCCAACTCCTCGActccaccgccctcgacGCAGACGACCAGACCAGAGCCCAAGCCGCCCAGGGCTTCAAGGAGCTCCTCGCCGTCATGAGAAACCTGAAGGAAATCTACGCCGCGGCATCCTACGCCGTCAACTTTATGACCTGTGTTCTCCAGGGACGGGcctcgcagcagcaggtgcAGAGGCCGCAGCAGGCGTTTCAGAGCGTGTCCACTGCTACtcctggtggtgggatgaaCATGATGCCTTCTTCCATGCCGGAGCGGCCGTCGACGCCGCCACCGGATGACTCGCACTTTATCAGCTCGGCTATGCAGGGGGTCAATAACCTTTACAATCACCCCCAGCATCAGACGCCCGGGTTTGCGGGGAGTGGGATggcggctggtggtggtgcggagatggaggatactatcatgatgatgggtgggcAGACGCCCCCCGGGACGGATTATGACTCTGGGTCGCCTGGGGCGGAgcatgggggtggtggtcttgatggtggcggggaggagACGTTGAAGCACCACTTTGGGGGGGCTCAGCAGAGCGCGACTAACGGGGCGGGGAATGAGGTGGTGTATAGTGAGTGGTTGGAGGAGTATCCGGGTGATATTGGGGGGCCGGATGGGGAgtttttggggatggggatggatATGGGTGGTTCGGGGTTGGGTGtcgtgggggaggaggccaatGCGAGGTATGAGTGGAACTCTATGAGCATgggtggttga
- a CDS encoding uncharacterized protein (COG:S; EggNog:ENOG503NXMM), whose amino-acid sequence MDDPPPMTAAQHHYAAPRGRQLGTIPEHHATTAGGPRTTDDLLLNLTPRAAVEAFQNPSGSLKTSIDAATPFEQAFAMRAAIASSNIADWLEDLSSWPWPKGGGSAGFEMPMAKRRRVSNGIDRADEDDQMYIGSLEVSQVVRYEKRIDEINQGLEKLDIEEIKTQVLHNHIMPLSRPGTPLLDSGRSVSSALSTLARMDDLTALLTATLMQALPNISKLTRLLSIWTYRLLVLRRIPVFLKSLADAEVALQSGWHAIGVKSTKTDAADTASSNGPPSGTNGVTVLSQKEHEVMKTVLERKVARTGRDLDAMLDLLEGQLDTLPEEWIDRVDSLEHEYGEWTVACEQKIREAELAELARTTPELKTRRVASGDKSPIPPPTPESKAATDIAEPVVVEGEENSISEGFNSSASSRREYFPLFGMPEEPTKSEPRSQDGINNAPQDLSKRLGLPIKFDRPDWPAIKVHEPAEEYDTNPIRSSLDGTRKWSRFDGNDHLVSFDGLEEEKKKESTGLAGSSSEQDRVSDALDGTSGLDTTGTPSYHSEDEYELTDGSDDFVPQPDLPVLPRSRRASDSGTVVHEASLARFMDFSSDSLDQGTPERPRRRDVDLARSPAESYRSPSSPPALNRVANRSMSVSFNEEPMIRHLPSISSSPKTPNYNQSSLYDDEVPTQPNTPDKANGPDEKLQQQISDILQSVPAKIRLTSVLPPINLNPPDFKMPTARKKMSNPNLKRSVSNMSLRSNGSRAGTPSFTLAPALGRTPRQRPKPGNPEIKLYHLSRSNGEAPIKLFIRCVGEHGERVMVRVGGGWADLGEYLKEYASHHGRRSAVAEASKVEVKDIPRSATAMAMRGDGTLGSTPPSRPASSHRPMSSHATRNDDSLGQLKVRKVRRSSAAVGSETPLATVTGPGNRSNTPSTGGSRSSSRLSWPQAGEKDKEEEVVLGMAGPRAKQIEMSEESKQWVESMKQKVRLASGEKMLPAYPSGAPDLESRFGELGKVGATKRLFRKPGGL is encoded by the coding sequence atggaTGACCCACCGCCCATGACGGCTGCTCAACACCACTACGCGGCACCGCGGGGACGCCAGCTCGGCACAATTCCAGAACACCACGCGACGACCGCCGGCGGACCACGGACAACCGACGATTTGCTTCTGAACCTGACACCACGAGCTGCCGTCGAAGCTTTCCAGAACCCCTCAGGTTCCCTCAAAACATCCATCGATGCCGCGACACCCTTCGAACAGGCCTTTGCCATGCGGGCCGCCATTGCCTCGAGCAACATTGCGGATTGGCTCGAAGACCTTTCCAGCTGGCCATGGCCCAAGGGAGGAGGTTCTGCCGGATTTGAGATGCCAATggcaaagaggaggagagtttCCAATGGAATTGACCGGGCGGACGAAGACGACCAGATGTACATTGGCAGCCTCGAGGTCTCTCAGGTGGTCCGGTACGAGAAGCGCATTGACGAGATCAACCAGGGTCTGGAGAAACTCGACATTGAGGAGATCAAGACGCAGGTGCTACACAACCACATCATGCCGCTCTCTAGACCGGGGACCCCGTTGTTGGACTCGGGCCGTTCCGTCTCATctgccctctccaccttggcAAGGATGGACGATCTCACGGCGCTGCTCACGGCCACCCTCATGCAAGCGCTGCCGAATATCTCCAAGCTCACCAGGTTGCTGAGCATCTGGACATATCGCCTGCTTGTTTTGCGCAGGATTCCCGTCTTTTTGAAGTCGCTTGCTGATGCCGAAGTGGCGCTTCAGTCTGGGTGGCACGCGATTGGTGTCAAGTCTACGAAGACGGATGCTGCTGATACTGCCAGCTCGAACGGACCCCCCTCAGGCACTAATGGAGTCACGGTTCTTTCCCAGAAGGAGCACGAAGTGATGAAGACGGTGCTCGAGCGCAAGGTCGCCAGAACCGGCCGGGACTTGGATGCCATGCTAGACCTGCTTGAAGGGCAGCTGGACACACTTCCTGAGGAATGGATTGACCGGGTGGACTCGTTGGAGCATGAGTATGGCGAGTGGACTGTTGCATGCGAGCAGAAGATTAGAGAAGCTGAGCTGGCAGAGCTTGCGCGGACGACACCTGAGCTAAAGACCCGGCGGGTCGCTTCTGGAGACAAGAGTCCCATtcctcccccaacgccaGAGAGCAAGGCGGCCACAGACATTGCTGAGccggtggttgttgagggggaagagaaCAGCATCTCTGAAGGGTTCAACAGTTCTGCCTCATCACGGCGAGAGTATTTCCCTTTGTTTGGTATGCCAGAAGAACCAACAAAATCAGAGCCGCGCTCACAAGACGGCATCAACAACGCGCCACAGGACCTCAGCAAGCGACTGGGCCTGCCCATCAAATTTGACCGACCTGATTGGCCAGCCATCAAGGTCCACGAACCAGCCGAGGAATacgacaccaaccccatccgTTCAAGTCTCGACGGGACCCGAAAATGGTCTCGGTTTGACGGAAATGATCACCTGGTATCTTTTGATGGTctagaggaagagaagaagaaggaatcGACTGGCTTGGCTGGTTCCTCTTCTGAGCAGGACCGTGTTTCAGACGCGCTCGACGGTACGAGCGGACTAGACACGACAGGGACCCCGTCGTACCACTCCGAGGACGAGTACGAACTGACGGATGGCTCGGATGACTTCGTGCCGCAGCCGGATCTGCCGGTATTGCCCCGTTCCAGGAGAGCAAGCGATTCCGGAACGGTGGTCCATGAGGCCAGCTTGGCTAGGTTCATGGATTTCTCGAGCGACAGCCTCGACCAAGGTACCCCTGAGCGCCCTCGGCGGCGCGACGTTGATCTTGCCAGAAGCCCCGCCGAGAGTTACCGATCACCGAGCTCTCCACCAGCTCTTAACCGCGTGGCTAATAGATCCATGTCGGTTAGCTTCAACGAGGAGCCCATGATCCGACATCTGCCCAGCATCTCGAGCTCTCCCAAGACGCCAAACTATAACCAGTCCTCGTtgtatgatgatgaggttccAACACAGCCCAATACCCCTGACAAGGCCAACGGCCCAGATGAGAAGCTTCAGCAGCAGATTAGCGACATTCTTCAATCGGTCCCAGCTAAGATCCGGTTGACCTCAGTACTGCCGCCgatcaacctcaacccaccCGACTTCAAGATGCCTACGGCACGCAAGAAGATGTCCAACCCTAACCTCAAACGCAGTGTTTCCAACATGTCCCTGAGATCCAACGGCTCGCGAGCTGGCACCCCTTCTTTCACTCTTGCACCCGCTCTTGGCCGCACTCCGCGGCAACGGCCCAAGCCTGGCAACCCGGAAATCAAACTCTACCACCTGTCCCGTTCCAACGGCGAAGCACCCATCAAGCTCTTCATAAGATGTGTCGGCGAGCACGGAGAGCGCGTTATGGTCCGAGTAGGCGGTGGCTGGGCAGATTTGGGCGAATACCTCAAAGAATATGCCAGCCATCACGGCCGACGATCCGCCGTGGCCGAGGCAAGCAAGGTGGAAGTGAAGGACATTCCCAGATCTGCCACCGCCATGGCCATGCGCGGCGACGGCACCCTCGGGTCGACACCTCCCAGCAGACCAGCATCTTCCCACAGACCGATGTCCTCCCACGCGACCAGGAATGACGACTCACTGGGTCAACTCAAGGTGCGCAAGGTGAGAAGATCCAGCGCAGCTGTCGGGAGTGAGACGCCACTGGCGACGGTGACGGGGCCAGGCAATCGCAGCAACACGCCTTCGACTGGTGGATCGAGGTCGAGTTCTAGGTTGAGCTGGCCTCAGGCTGGGGAGAAGgataaggaggaggaggttgtgctTGGGATGGCGGGGCCGAGGGCGAAGCAGATTGAGATGAGCGAGGAGAGCAAGCAATGGGTTGAGAGCATGAAGCAGAAGGTTAGGCTTGCCAGTGGTGAGAAGATGTTGCCTGCTTATCCCTCTGGGGCTCCGGATTTGGAGAGCAGATTTGGGGAACTGGGGAAGGTTGGGGCGACGAAGAGGCTGTTTAGGAAGCCGGGTGGGCTTTga